In Longimicrobiales bacterium, a genomic segment contains:
- a CDS encoding amidohydrolase family protein: protein MKYVSEGQHDAWRRQAAPGPRGAPDEVREYLDLRNRILKELADAGTPIMIGTDSPQLFNVPGLALHREIAVMSEAGMTNQQILESGTATVDRYVIDHRKITHSFGTVSVGQRADLVLLGSNPLDDLDNLHDRAGVMIVDEKPLLWLLLQPSSSGSAGGTTLRLPLAESI, encoded by the coding sequence ATGAAATACGTGTCCGAGGGGCAGCACGATGCCTGGCGCCGGCAGGCTGCTCCGGGTCCACGGGGGGCTCCCGATGAAGTCCGAGAGTACCTTGATCTACGAAACCGCATTCTCAAGGAGTTGGCGGACGCAGGAACCCCGATCATGATAGGCACCGACTCACCTCAGTTGTTCAACGTGCCCGGCCTCGCTCTCCATCGTGAGATCGCGGTCATGTCAGAGGCGGGCATGACCAACCAGCAGATCCTGGAAAGCGGGACCGCCACGGTAGATCGTTACGTCATAGATCACCGGAAAATCACCCACAGCTTCGGAACCGTATCAGTCGGTCAGCGCGCCGACCTGGTTCTCCTGGGTTCCAATCCGCTCGACGACCTCGACAATCTCCATGATCGAGCCGGGGTCATGATAGTCGACGAGAAGCCGCTTCTCTGGCTTCTGCTTCAGCCGTCGTCCTCGGGAAGTGCAGGTGGAACGACTCTCAGACTCCCCCTCGCTGAATCGATATGA
- a CDS encoding HEAT repeat domain-containing protein has protein sequence MSESDGMKELTGLARSIDALFLGGGDVGESAPADDATDRGELQEMSVAAALEPVHAIAMAPAPDDDEFVPTLLDLAVDAYVAGELERAAEIESLAAECQANNEIDPIARSVVKVVAAAGVPRDASIYAVATCMMSPVVLGRLARRIGSERAEERRREYYAVCREIGDDMAMAIRNDLAGTTDRLSRRIHCEALVEMGDAGRRMIEEMAVDENRFLVQNAVAILGNQGGDNAVGLITSALANPDPRVRREALKSLAKLQAEDSGELVRDLLDDPDQSVKIGAAVAAGELRVRLAVKPLLAMLDANPDPDEVLLLLGALGQLGDPGAVQSIKKHAVRTLFRKPPAEVRIAAYRALHLIGTPHAKQLLKDVVRDKDENVKAAVKEMVYTT, from the coding sequence ATGTCTGAGTCAGACGGGATGAAGGAACTCACCGGACTTGCCCGCTCCATCGACGCTCTGTTTTTGGGAGGTGGCGACGTTGGCGAGTCGGCGCCTGCTGACGACGCGACCGACAGGGGTGAGCTTCAAGAGATGTCCGTGGCAGCGGCGCTGGAGCCCGTACACGCCATCGCTATGGCGCCCGCGCCCGATGACGACGAGTTCGTGCCGACGCTCCTGGATCTGGCTGTCGACGCATATGTCGCAGGGGAACTGGAGAGGGCCGCCGAAATAGAGTCGCTCGCGGCCGAGTGTCAGGCCAACAACGAAATCGATCCAATCGCGAGATCCGTGGTGAAGGTCGTCGCAGCTGCGGGAGTGCCGCGAGACGCGTCGATTTATGCCGTGGCCACGTGCATGATGTCGCCAGTCGTGCTTGGCCGGCTTGCCCGTCGCATCGGATCAGAGCGGGCCGAGGAGCGACGGCGGGAGTACTACGCCGTCTGCCGTGAAATCGGCGATGACATGGCTATGGCGATCCGCAACGACCTCGCTGGGACGACAGACCGTCTCTCGCGACGGATCCACTGTGAAGCGCTGGTCGAGATGGGCGACGCAGGCCGGCGGATGATCGAAGAGATGGCGGTCGATGAGAACCGATTCCTCGTTCAGAATGCGGTCGCGATCCTGGGAAATCAGGGTGGCGACAATGCGGTCGGGCTCATCACGAGCGCCCTGGCGAATCCGGACCCGCGTGTCCGTCGGGAAGCGCTCAAGTCGCTTGCCAAGCTTCAGGCGGAAGATTCAGGGGAGCTGGTGCGGGACCTCCTCGATGACCCTGATCAGAGCGTGAAGATCGGGGCAGCCGTTGCGGCTGGAGAACTGCGTGTCCGGCTAGCTGTGAAGCCTCTTCTCGCGATGCTCGATGCGAACCCAGACCCTGACGAGGTTCTACTGCTGTTGGGTGCGCTTGGGCAGCTGGGAGACCCAGGGGCCGTGCAGTCGATCAAGAAGCACGCCGTCCGTACCCTCTTCCGCAAGCCTCCTGCGGAGGTCAGGATCGCGGCCTACCGGGCGTTGCATCTGATCGGCACCCCTCACGCGAAGCAACTGCTCAAGGACGTCGTCCGCGACAAGGACGAGAACGTGAAGGCCGCCGTGAAAGAGATGGTCTACACCACGTAG
- a CDS encoding RidA family protein, whose product MKRLILLLALVAFSAQPVMAQDGPRIAHNPSSRIPFSAAVQVDNTYWLSGKLGANSETRAMTDGRMGEETHNIMRAFGSLLEELGMNYGDLVRATVYLTDIDGYGEMNEAYAQYFEDVDAPSRVAMEVAGLVGGALIEISFVAVKTH is encoded by the coding sequence GTGAAGCGCCTCATTCTTCTGCTCGCTCTCGTCGCGTTTTCCGCGCAGCCTGTGATGGCGCAGGATGGCCCCCGGATCGCACACAATCCGTCATCGCGGATCCCGTTCAGTGCCGCCGTACAGGTGGACAACACCTATTGGCTCTCAGGAAAACTCGGTGCCAACTCTGAGACCCGAGCCATGACGGACGGGCGGATGGGCGAGGAGACGCACAACATCATGCGGGCCTTCGGATCCCTGCTCGAAGAGCTGGGGATGAACTACGGCGATCTCGTTCGGGCGACGGTGTATCTCACCGACATCGACGGGTACGGTGAGATGAACGAAGCCTATGCCCAGTATTTCGAAGATGTGGATGCTCCGTCCCGAGTCGCCATGGAGGTGGCGGGCCTCGTGGGAGGTGCCCTCATCGAGATTTCGTTCGTGGCCGTCAAAACGCACTAG
- a CDS encoding aminotransferase class V-fold PLP-dependent enzyme — translation MRLNRRRFLGVLGGATLAWPKTIEVLAQELQQGGAPDDEVFWDFVRKQFLIADDRVYLNNGTLGPSPRIVVDAVTEHTRRVASTFPPGVAWDDLKSSAAALLGGDPDGYVFPRNTTEAMNFVANGIDLEPGDEVVSTDHEHIGGLEPWKLVTARRGASLRIAHLASPTETSEQLLDAVWAEVTPATRVLCVSHMTFSTGTVLPIEQLTQRCRARDIIFAVDGAHPPGMLDIDLAAVGGDFYASSPHKWLLAPQGTGLLYLTEPWREKLWPTLASGGWDDLSLGAHRFNHMGTMDESRLAGLIAAIEFMQALDMARVEARVRYLRRRVEDGLRAIPGVTIATPEAETMKGAMVSFEIAGVESLALQRHLSLTANVRTRVIGEYEYGWMRLSTHVYNTLQDVDRVLGLLDDVARSGIPT, via the coding sequence ATGCGGTTGAATCGCCGGCGCTTTCTTGGCGTCCTGGGGGGGGCAACACTGGCCTGGCCCAAGACGATCGAGGTGTTGGCACAGGAGCTCCAACAGGGCGGAGCGCCCGATGACGAGGTGTTCTGGGACTTCGTGCGGAAGCAATTCCTGATCGCTGACGACCGCGTTTACCTGAACAACGGGACTCTCGGACCTTCGCCGCGTATCGTGGTCGACGCGGTCACAGAACACACCCGCCGGGTCGCCAGCACCTTCCCACCCGGCGTGGCATGGGATGACCTGAAGTCGTCAGCGGCAGCGCTTCTCGGCGGCGACCCGGATGGGTATGTCTTCCCGCGAAACACCACCGAAGCGATGAACTTCGTAGCGAATGGTATCGACCTCGAGCCTGGCGACGAGGTGGTGTCGACCGATCATGAGCACATCGGAGGGCTCGAGCCCTGGAAGTTGGTTACGGCACGCCGGGGCGCGTCCCTTCGGATCGCGCATCTTGCATCACCCACGGAGACGAGCGAGCAACTGCTCGACGCCGTGTGGGCTGAGGTGACGCCCGCGACTCGCGTGCTGTGTGTGTCGCACATGACGTTCTCGACCGGGACGGTACTGCCGATTGAGCAGCTGACGCAGCGCTGTCGGGCACGGGACATCATCTTCGCGGTGGACGGGGCCCACCCTCCTGGCATGCTCGACATCGACCTGGCCGCAGTGGGTGGCGATTTCTACGCGTCCTCCCCGCATAAGTGGCTGCTGGCACCTCAGGGGACGGGACTGCTATACCTGACTGAGCCGTGGCGGGAGAAGCTGTGGCCGACGCTGGCGTCCGGCGGGTGGGATGATCTCTCCCTTGGCGCGCATCGGTTCAATCATATGGGTACGATGGATGAATCACGGTTGGCCGGCTTGATCGCGGCGATCGAATTCATGCAGGCCCTCGACATGGCACGGGTCGAGGCGCGGGTCCGGTACCTGCGTCGCCGGGTCGAGGACGGCCTCCGCGCGATACCGGGCGTGACGATCGCGACCCCGGAAGCGGAGACAATGAAGGGGGCCATGGTGTCCTTCGAGATTGCCGGGGTGGAGTCGCTTGCCCTCCAGCGTCACCTTTCCCTTACGGCCAACGTGCGGACGCGGGTCATCGGCGAATACGAGTACGGGTGGATGCGGCTGTCGACTCACGTGTACAACACGCTGCAAGATGTTGACCGCGTACTCGGCTTGCTCGACGACGTGGCACGCAGCGGTATTCCGACGTAA
- a CDS encoding PQQ-dependent sugar dehydrogenase, giving the protein MLRKPVVRIAVLTGVLGASVWSLASAQSLSVPAGFAISEFAEDLPGVRTLKVGPEGQLYAVLSRSGSVVRIDLEDGRRRETVAEGLNRPYGLAFHDGWMYVGERTQITRFRGPEYVGGEVMVADLPTGGSHWTREIAFGADGMMYVSIGSSCNICEERDPRRASVVRYNADGGGETIIAQGLRNAAGLAMEPESGVFWVSQNERDMLGDDLPVEEINILSDGMHFGWPYCYGDRVPNPEYRDRAEYCATTVPPALEIQAHSAPLGMAFYTGDQFPEEYRGDLFVALHGSWNRSERTGYKLIRVRVENGRPVGQEDFAHGWLTGRRVTGRPVYPVVGPDGSLFLSDDEGGRIYQIEWTGAPQ; this is encoded by the coding sequence GTGCTGAGAAAACCAGTCGTTCGAATTGCGGTCCTTACAGGGGTTCTGGGTGCGTCGGTGTGGTCGTTAGCCTCGGCGCAGAGCCTGAGCGTACCAGCCGGATTTGCGATCTCCGAGTTTGCGGAAGACCTGCCAGGCGTACGCACCCTCAAGGTCGGGCCGGAAGGACAGCTCTACGCAGTCCTTTCCCGATCAGGATCGGTGGTCCGGATTGACCTGGAGGATGGTCGACGGCGGGAGACGGTCGCCGAGGGGCTGAATCGTCCCTATGGACTCGCGTTCCACGACGGATGGATGTACGTGGGAGAGCGGACGCAGATCACGAGATTCCGCGGCCCTGAGTACGTGGGCGGCGAGGTCATGGTTGCTGATTTGCCTACCGGAGGCAGCCACTGGACTCGAGAAATCGCATTTGGTGCGGATGGCATGATGTATGTGTCGATCGGGTCGAGCTGCAACATCTGCGAAGAGCGCGATCCCCGACGGGCGTCTGTGGTGAGATACAACGCCGACGGCGGCGGGGAAACGATCATCGCCCAAGGGCTGCGCAACGCGGCTGGTCTCGCGATGGAGCCGGAGAGCGGCGTCTTCTGGGTCTCGCAGAATGAGCGTGACATGCTGGGAGACGACCTCCCAGTTGAGGAAATCAATATTCTTTCTGATGGGATGCATTTCGGATGGCCGTACTGTTACGGCGATCGTGTGCCCAATCCTGAGTATCGCGATCGTGCAGAATACTGTGCCACCACAGTCCCGCCTGCGCTGGAAATTCAGGCCCACTCCGCTCCTTTGGGCATGGCGTTCTACACAGGCGATCAGTTCCCAGAGGAGTACCGCGGGGACCTGTTTGTCGCGCTTCACGGCTCGTGGAATCGTTCGGAGCGGACGGGCTACAAACTGATTCGTGTCCGAGTTGAGAATGGTCGCCCGGTGGGGCAGGAGGACTTTGCGCACGGTTGGCTGACGGGTCGCCGCGTGACGGGACGACCGGTTTATCCGGTCGTCGGCCCGGACGGCAGCCTCTTCCTGTCGGATGATGAAGGTGGTCGTATTTATCAGATCGAGTGGACGGGAGCGCCTCAGTGA
- a CDS encoding DUF2723 domain-containing protein produces MTAPVKGAIAAGLGALTLYILTLAPTTAFWDTSEYIATAHILGIPHPPGNALFVFVAKVWSLLLAPTGLSVAVRINLFAAVTSAASTGFFYLIAHRVLSSMLESDRLALIGAGASALLGASAFTVWNQSNVNEKVYTLSVLIIAVVSWLAIRWHDTRDQPGGERYALTALFLMALGSTSHLMSVLPLPAFGILILLSGPMRLLKPHVIGRAIVLVALGMSFNFVLPIRAALDPVVNEGDPVCESFVDAAVSIYSNGKKGCRALSANLTREQYQTPPVTQRKAPFSAQMGTYMQYFEWQWSRGLDASPLPVSSRLPFSLLFLSLGAAGLIVAFRADKAVFSYLFVLAGTLTVGLVIYLNFKHGYSLHAELPQAQREVRERDYFFVAGFMLWGSLAGIGLTWAWHSLARALGGGEAKYKVAAPVFVIAFIPLFLNWGWATRAGDYAAHDWAYDLLMSVEPYAVLFTNGDNDTFPLWYIQEVEGIRKDVTVVVGQYLHTQWYLRQLQELTLPGNQRPYHDNGFPDLHDARALPQLSITRLTESVMNQVGTASLSDDMTVSFPKLAVTYPAGMVLDRSQQLALRIITDSVRERPIYFSSAGGLMQQLGLDRWGVRHGLTTKLELRNIDTDPNEGLVLGGPEYGADWFDVEKSLKLYDEVYQFRGLRDRAIWADRSTMMMPMQYYVMALQLSNAATLDGRDPAIAARLLADAAAFQLVSQGGSLGTPGLNP; encoded by the coding sequence GTGACAGCTCCCGTGAAGGGTGCCATCGCGGCGGGGTTGGGAGCCTTGACGCTCTACATACTCACGCTTGCACCCACGACCGCGTTCTGGGATACGAGCGAGTACATCGCGACTGCCCACATCCTAGGGATCCCTCATCCCCCCGGGAACGCACTCTTCGTGTTCGTAGCGAAGGTCTGGAGCCTGCTTCTCGCGCCGACCGGGCTCTCGGTCGCGGTGCGCATCAACCTCTTCGCAGCGGTGACGAGCGCTGCCTCGACCGGTTTCTTTTATCTCATCGCGCACCGCGTCCTGTCGAGCATGCTCGAGTCCGACCGGCTCGCCCTAATCGGTGCTGGCGCTTCAGCTCTTCTCGGCGCCTCGGCGTTTACGGTGTGGAACCAGTCGAACGTCAACGAGAAGGTCTATACTTTGAGTGTGCTGATAATCGCGGTGGTCAGCTGGCTCGCGATCAGGTGGCACGACACTCGGGATCAGCCCGGGGGCGAGCGCTACGCCTTGACCGCACTCTTTCTGATGGCTCTCGGCTCGACGAGCCACCTCATGTCCGTGCTGCCCCTGCCCGCGTTTGGCATTCTGATTCTGCTGTCGGGTCCGATGCGGCTGCTCAAGCCACACGTCATTGGCCGGGCGATCGTCCTCGTCGCCTTAGGCATGTCGTTCAATTTTGTTCTCCCGATTCGGGCCGCGCTCGACCCTGTCGTGAACGAGGGCGATCCCGTCTGTGAATCGTTTGTGGACGCGGCTGTATCCATCTATTCGAACGGCAAGAAGGGCTGTCGCGCGCTTAGCGCCAACCTCACGCGCGAGCAGTATCAGACTCCGCCGGTCACCCAGCGTAAGGCCCCGTTCAGCGCCCAGATGGGCACGTATATGCAGTACTTCGAGTGGCAGTGGTCCCGCGGGCTCGACGCATCACCACTGCCGGTATCCAGTCGGCTTCCTTTTTCGCTCCTTTTTCTCTCGCTGGGGGCAGCCGGTCTCATCGTGGCGTTCAGGGCCGACAAGGCCGTTTTTTCTTACTTGTTTGTACTCGCAGGTACGCTGACTGTCGGACTCGTGATCTACCTGAATTTCAAGCACGGGTACTCGCTTCACGCGGAACTCCCACAGGCTCAGCGGGAAGTGCGAGAACGCGACTACTTCTTCGTTGCGGGCTTCATGCTCTGGGGAAGCCTCGCGGGCATAGGGCTCACCTGGGCCTGGCACTCCTTGGCCCGCGCACTGGGCGGAGGCGAGGCGAAATACAAGGTCGCGGCTCCTGTTTTTGTCATTGCTTTCATCCCTCTCTTTTTGAACTGGGGATGGGCGACCCGGGCGGGCGACTATGCTGCGCACGACTGGGCCTACGACCTGCTTATGAGTGTCGAGCCGTACGCGGTTCTCTTCACGAATGGTGACAATGACACCTTCCCGCTCTGGTATATCCAGGAAGTGGAGGGAATCAGAAAAGACGTCACGGTCGTGGTCGGTCAGTACCTCCACACGCAGTGGTACCTGCGCCAACTTCAGGAGCTCACACTGCCCGGGAATCAGCGGCCTTACCATGATAATGGCTTCCCGGATCTCCACGATGCGCGCGCATTGCCGCAACTCTCGATTACCCGGCTGACCGAGTCGGTTATGAATCAGGTCGGCACGGCGAGCCTCTCGGATGACATGACCGTTTCGTTTCCCAAGCTGGCCGTGACATATCCCGCAGGCATGGTGCTCGATCGGAGCCAGCAACTCGCGCTTCGCATCATCACAGACTCGGTTCGTGAACGTCCGATCTACTTTTCGTCGGCCGGGGGGCTCATGCAGCAGCTCGGGCTCGATCGCTGGGGTGTGCGACATGGACTCACGACCAAGCTCGAACTACGAAACATCGATACAGACCCGAACGAGGGCCTCGTTCTCGGTGGCCCGGAATACGGTGCTGACTGGTTCGATGTCGAGAAGTCTCTGAAACTCTACGACGAGGTCTATCAGTTCCGGGGCCTTCGTGATCGGGCGATCTGGGCCGACCGGTCGACCATGATGATGCCGATGCAATACTATGTGATGGCGCTTCAGCTTTCGAATGCGGCGACGCTCGACGGACGGGACCCGGCTATCGCCGCCCGACTGCTGGCGGATGCAGCTGCCTTCCAGCTTGTCTCGCAAGGTGGATCGTTGGGAACGCCTGGACTCAACCCGTAA
- the moeB gene encoding molybdopterin-synthase adenylyltransferase MoeB, translating into MSLPDLERDELYRYARHLALPGVGVAGQRKLKAARVLCVGAGGLGSPLALYLAAAGVGTIGLVDFDIVDESNLQRQLLHGTSDIGRSKLDSAEDRLRDVNPHVAVVRHDERLSSENALRILDGYDVVVDGTDNFPTRYLVNDACVLLGTPNVYGSVFRWEGQVSVFATEGGPCYRCLFREPPPPGLVPNCAEGGVLGALPGIIGSAQAMETIKLILGVGTTLAGRLQIFDSLEMTWREVTLRRNPACPVCADTPTQTELIDYEVFCGVKEDPSVEGSQSESSAGWQELTPSDLSHKLAGEDAPFLVDVRESWEWAVGSLADLGARLIPLSELKTRVGEIPRERPIVVYCRSGQRSRTAAEQLLEAGFADVSSLTGGLRAWAEKVNPQVRVV; encoded by the coding sequence GTGAGCCTCCCGGACCTCGAACGCGACGAGCTTTATCGCTATGCCCGCCATCTGGCGCTTCCTGGCGTCGGTGTGGCCGGCCAGCGGAAGCTCAAGGCTGCGAGGGTCCTTTGCGTAGGCGCCGGAGGCCTTGGGTCTCCGCTCGCGCTCTACCTGGCGGCTGCCGGCGTGGGCACGATCGGGCTTGTCGACTTCGACATCGTCGATGAGAGCAATCTTCAGCGGCAGCTACTGCACGGCACCTCCGATATCGGCCGGAGCAAGCTCGACAGTGCCGAAGACCGGCTGCGGGACGTGAATCCTCATGTCGCTGTCGTGCGTCACGACGAGCGCCTCTCCTCGGAGAATGCGCTGCGTATCCTCGACGGATATGACGTGGTGGTCGACGGCACCGACAACTTCCCTACACGGTATCTGGTCAACGATGCGTGTGTGCTGTTGGGGACGCCGAACGTGTACGGGTCGGTCTTCCGCTGGGAGGGGCAGGTCTCCGTGTTCGCCACTGAGGGAGGTCCGTGTTATCGCTGCCTCTTCAGGGAGCCCCCACCTCCAGGTCTTGTACCGAATTGCGCGGAGGGCGGCGTGCTCGGTGCGCTTCCTGGGATCATCGGATCCGCCCAGGCCATGGAGACGATCAAGCTGATCCTTGGCGTCGGCACGACCCTCGCGGGTCGCCTGCAAATTTTCGATTCGCTCGAGATGACGTGGCGCGAGGTGACACTCCGTCGAAACCCTGCTTGTCCCGTGTGTGCGGATACGCCCACGCAAACCGAACTCATCGATTATGAAGTCTTCTGTGGCGTGAAGGAGGACCCGTCCGTTGAAGGAAGCCAGTCGGAGTCGTCAGCAGGATGGCAGGAGCTCACGCCCTCTGACCTGTCGCACAAGCTTGCCGGCGAGGATGCTCCCTTTCTGGTGGATGTCCGCGAATCCTGGGAGTGGGCGGTCGGAAGCCTCGCCGATCTCGGTGCTCGACTGATTCCGCTGAGTGAGCTCAAAACACGTGTAGGAGAGATACCGCGAGAGCGTCCCATCGTCGTCTACTGCCGCTCGGGGCAACGAAGCAGGACTGCCGCCGAGCAGTTGTTGGAAGCTGGCTTTGCCGACGTTTCGAGTCTGACCGGAGGCCTTCGTGCGTGGGCTGAGAAGGTGAATCCTCAGGTGCGAGTTGTCTGA
- a CDS encoding outer membrane beta-barrel protein has translation MRRLIVLALFMLITPVAAEAQPRLMLGGGLTTPNGDVSTSANPGYHVRASIEIGIPTLPVGLRGDGTLHKMGSSQAGLEDTQVLAGSLSIVYTLPGIGLQPYMLGGLGAYRVSAGTENAPVTQTSRGYHGGFGVSVGGLLFGAFAEIRYVLVPTPDNTVRMIPFTLGFRL, from the coding sequence ATGCGACGTCTGATCGTTCTCGCGTTGTTCATGCTGATCACGCCCGTCGCGGCTGAAGCTCAGCCGCGACTCATGCTTGGTGGCGGCCTTACCACGCCCAACGGAGACGTTTCGACTTCTGCAAACCCGGGCTATCACGTGCGGGCCAGCATAGAGATCGGGATCCCGACCCTGCCGGTGGGACTCAGAGGGGATGGCACTCTGCACAAAATGGGTTCGTCACAGGCAGGCTTGGAGGACACACAGGTGCTAGCCGGTTCATTGAGCATTGTGTACACACTGCCCGGCATTGGACTTCAGCCATACATGCTGGGCGGGCTCGGTGCGTACCGAGTCTCAGCGGGTACTGAGAATGCTCCTGTCACGCAGACCAGTCGAGGGTACCACGGTGGCTTTGGCGTTTCGGTCGGTGGGCTGTTGTTCGGCGCGTTCGCCGAGATTCGCTACGTGCTTGTTCCCACCCCGGACAACACGGTGCGGATGATCCCGTTCACCCTGGGCTTCCGCCTCTAG
- a CDS encoding dehydrogenase E1 component subunit alpha/beta, which translates to MATQERKIPEGPDLAGLSHEQILSFYRCMVTSRRIDDREMSLKRQNKVFFQISSAGHEAVGVAVAEHCRPTSDWFYPYYRDRAMMLSLGQTPLDHLLQAVGAEADPSSGGRQMPGHFGDLRFNTPSSSSPTGTQFLQAVGSAEAGTKIESVPGLRDLIDIFAEDEIVIVCTGDGATSEGEFWESLNTATNLALPVVYVVQDNGYAISVPVEVQTAGGSISRLASSFPGLHIVECDGTDVVDTYRAAGEAIAYARARKGPAMLHAHTTRPYSHSMSDDERAYRTREEIEEQESRDPLALTRALLISIGAATVESLNALEVSIEAEVAAAADEALESPQPDPSTAMRHLFSEDVDPTSSDFDTEDSPRYTDDKLLTMVDLLNSCMLTEMERDPRMVVFGEDVADASREEILAEVKGKGGVFKVTHGLQQAFGSARVYNSPLAEANIAGRAVGMAIRGMKPVVEIQFFDYIWPAMMQIRNEMATMRYRSNGAFSASSVIRVTYGGYLKGGAIYHSQTGETLFTHCPGLHVCMPATAEDAAGLLRTAIRCEDPVLFLEHKHLYRQVYNKGRDPGPEYMIPFGKAKVRREGSDVTVVTCGALVKRSLDAAKIASEKHGIEAEVIDLRTVQPFDMERIADSVKKTNKVVVVHEDSLSWGIGSEIAARIADELFEYLDGPVKRVASMDTWVAYAPQVENVILPQTHNVVDALLDLAAY; encoded by the coding sequence ATGGCAACGCAAGAACGAAAAATCCCTGAGGGGCCAGACCTCGCCGGCCTCTCGCACGAGCAGATTCTCAGCTTCTACCGCTGCATGGTCACGTCCCGTCGTATCGATGACCGCGAGATGAGCCTGAAGCGCCAAAACAAAGTCTTCTTCCAGATTTCCAGCGCCGGCCACGAAGCCGTCGGTGTAGCCGTCGCGGAGCACTGTCGTCCGACGAGCGACTGGTTCTACCCGTACTATCGGGACCGCGCGATGATGCTGTCGCTTGGTCAGACTCCGCTGGATCATCTCTTGCAGGCCGTGGGCGCGGAAGCAGACCCTTCATCTGGCGGACGTCAGATGCCGGGTCACTTCGGTGATCTCAGGTTCAACACGCCATCTTCGTCATCGCCGACCGGCACACAGTTCCTGCAGGCCGTAGGTAGCGCCGAGGCCGGAACGAAGATCGAGTCAGTGCCCGGGCTCCGCGATCTGATTGACATCTTCGCTGAGGACGAAATCGTCATCGTGTGCACGGGTGACGGCGCGACGTCCGAGGGTGAGTTCTGGGAATCGCTGAACACCGCGACCAACCTTGCACTCCCGGTTGTTTACGTCGTGCAGGACAACGGCTACGCGATCAGTGTGCCAGTTGAGGTTCAGACCGCTGGTGGCAGTATCTCACGGCTCGCATCGAGTTTCCCAGGGCTGCACATCGTGGAATGCGACGGAACTGATGTGGTCGACACGTACCGGGCCGCTGGCGAGGCGATTGCCTACGCTCGTGCACGGAAGGGGCCGGCAATGTTGCACGCCCACACGACACGACCGTACTCGCACTCGATGTCAGATGATGAGCGCGCGTACCGCACCCGTGAGGAGATAGAGGAGCAAGAGAGTCGTGATCCGCTCGCCCTGACCCGTGCGCTCCTGATCTCGATCGGGGCCGCGACCGTAGAGTCGCTTAATGCCCTCGAGGTATCCATCGAGGCGGAAGTGGCGGCAGCTGCAGACGAAGCTCTGGAGTCGCCCCAGCCGGACCCGTCCACTGCGATGAGACACCTCTTCTCCGAGGATGTCGACCCGACATCGTCGGACTTCGACACGGAGGACTCGCCGCGGTACACGGACGACAAACTCCTCACGATGGTCGACTTGCTGAACTCCTGCATGCTCACAGAGATGGAGCGCGACCCGCGCATGGTCGTCTTTGGTGAGGACGTGGCGGACGCCTCACGCGAGGAGATTCTCGCCGAGGTGAAGGGCAAGGGCGGCGTCTTCAAGGTCACCCACGGGCTGCAGCAGGCGTTTGGGTCAGCTCGTGTCTACAACTCGCCACTCGCTGAGGCGAACATAGCAGGGCGCGCGGTCGGAATGGCCATCCGGGGCATGAAGCCAGTCGTGGAGATTCAGTTCTTCGACTACATCTGGCCGGCGATGATGCAGATCCGCAACGAGATGGCGACCATGCGGTACCGGTCGAACGGGGCATTCTCGGCCTCCTCCGTCATCAGGGTCACCTACGGCGGCTACCTGAAGGGGGGAGCGATCTATCACTCCCAGACCGGGGAGACGCTCTTCACCCATTGCCCGGGCCTTCACGTCTGCATGCCGGCGACCGCAGAGGACGCAGCCGGCCTGCTCCGCACTGCGATTCGCTGCGAGGATCCCGTGCTCTTCCTCGAGCACAAGCATCTGTACCGTCAAGTCTACAACAAGGGTCGCGACCCTGGGCCTGAGTACATGATCCCGTTCGGGAAAGCGAAGGTGCGACGCGAGGGGAGCGACGTGACCGTGGTCACGTGTGGTGCCTTGGTGAAGCGAAGCCTCGATGCCGCCAAAATCGCTTCCGAAAAGCACGGTATCGAAGCCGAAGTCATCGATCTGCGAACCGTGCAGCCGTTCGACATGGAGCGGATCGCCGACTCGGTGAAGAAGACGAACAAAGTAGTCGTGGTGCACGAAGACAGTCTCTCATGGGGCATCGGGTCGGAGATCGCGGCGCGCATCGCCGACGAGCTCTTCGAGTACCTCGACGGCCCGGTGAAACGGGTCGCCTCCATGGACACCTGGGTCGCCTATGCACCGCAGGTTGAGAACGTCATTCTTCCGCAGACTCACAATGTGGTCGATGCACTGTTGGACCTGGCTGCCTACTAA